Proteins encoded together in one Alkalihalobacillus sp. TS-13 window:
- a CDS encoding DUF1385 domain-containing protein — MQVYKGGAAGLKSVLFIGKNYRVKAVNHNGKLEAKVQPLHKGEGKLDTFLNRIPFVRGIWSIVKAMMNVYKQLVLAFAALFLLGKALPGGQGTSSVPLTEKEWFFSVAMIVIAGLVIRFTSISKYHAAEHMVAHCEDKNLPLTYENVANQPRVHPRCGTNLVVFIVFNTILFSFFLESMLLTMLIAWSIGYEMFRMKRSRLKPFYKLGSFLQYYCFTSKPEEKHLNIAIESMKTLKSVEA, encoded by the coding sequence ATGCAGGTATACAAAGGTGGAGCTGCCGGACTGAAAAGCGTCTTGTTCATCGGCAAAAACTATCGCGTTAAAGCAGTCAATCACAACGGAAAACTTGAAGCAAAGGTACAACCGCTACATAAGGGTGAAGGCAAGCTGGATACTTTTCTGAACAGAATTCCTTTTGTCAGAGGCATCTGGTCGATCGTCAAAGCGATGATGAATGTGTACAAGCAGCTCGTCCTGGCATTTGCTGCGCTTTTTTTATTAGGGAAAGCCTTGCCAGGTGGACAGGGCACGAGCAGTGTGCCTTTAACGGAAAAAGAATGGTTCTTTTCAGTAGCAATGATCGTAATAGCGGGTCTAGTCATCCGGTTCACGAGCATTTCGAAGTATCATGCGGCTGAGCATATGGTTGCGCATTGCGAGGACAAAAACCTCCCATTGACCTATGAAAATGTTGCGAACCAGCCAAGAGTCCATCCGCGCTGCGGGACGAATCTTGTTGTGTTCATCGTTTTCAACACAATACTCTTTTCCTTTTTCTTGGAGAGTATGCTCCTTACCATGCTGATTGCGTGGAGCATCGGCTATGAAATGTTCCGTATGAAGAGAAGCCGCTTGAAGCCATTTTATAAGCTAGGCTCTTTCCTGCAATACTACTGTTTTACCAGCAAGCCTGAGGAAAAACACCTCAACATCGCAATCGAAAGCATGAAAACGTTAAAAAGCGTAGAAGCATAA
- a CDS encoding LacI family DNA-binding transcriptional regulator produces MKRITIAEVAKHAEVSKSTVSQYLNQRYDYMGEKTKERIKKAIDELGYSPNIMARGLKQKSSTTIGVIVANILHVFSTQVIRAIEDFCNEKGFHVIVCNADDDPAKEKKYIEMLWAKQVDGIIAFPTGGNVDLFKKLIDAQYPVVFIDRIVPGISINTLLLDNEKASLLAVEEFMERGYERIGIISPPLGRNLTPRVERVEGYKKALEKHNRPVNPKYIISGEINDMQAKIENMMKLPDPPDAIFAVNDRTLFEVLAYTKKYRIRIPEDLALINIDDVSFASIYSPALSTIIQPAFEMGNKAAEILINLIIDKDNGDTEIYRFEPQLIVRESC; encoded by the coding sequence ATGAAAAGGATCACAATAGCAGAAGTTGCAAAGCATGCGGAAGTTTCCAAGAGTACAGTATCCCAATATTTGAATCAGCGCTATGACTATATGGGTGAAAAGACGAAAGAACGGATCAAGAAAGCGATCGATGAGTTGGGCTATAGTCCTAATATCATGGCGAGAGGCTTGAAGCAGAAATCATCGACGACGATCGGCGTTATCGTCGCCAACATCTTACACGTGTTCTCCACCCAGGTCATCCGGGCGATCGAGGATTTCTGTAATGAAAAAGGGTTCCATGTCATCGTCTGCAATGCGGATGATGATCCAGCAAAAGAAAAAAAGTACATCGAAATGCTCTGGGCAAAACAAGTCGACGGAATCATCGCCTTTCCTACAGGGGGAAATGTCGATTTGTTCAAAAAGTTGATTGATGCCCAGTATCCAGTTGTATTCATTGACCGGATCGTCCCTGGCATTTCGATCAACACGCTCCTCCTTGATAACGAAAAGGCTTCCCTGCTAGCTGTGGAGGAATTCATGGAAAGAGGCTATGAGCGGATCGGAATCATCTCACCGCCACTCGGTAGAAATCTGACGCCAAGGGTGGAACGGGTCGAAGGGTATAAAAAAGCGTTGGAAAAACATAATAGGCCGGTCAACCCGAAATACATCATCAGCGGGGAAATCAACGACATGCAAGCAAAGATCGAAAACATGATGAAACTCCCGGATCCGCCCGACGCGATATTCGCCGTTAATGACCGTACTTTATTCGAGGTGCTTGCTTATACGAAAAAATATCGGATCAGGATACCGGAGGACCTCGCACTGATCAATATCGATGATGTATCGTTTGCCAGTATATACAGTCCAGCTTTGTCGACAATCATACAACCTGCATTCGAAATGGGGAATAAGGCGGCAGAAATTCTCATCAACCTGATCATCGACAAAGACAACGGGGATACAGAGATCTACCGTTTTGAACCACAACTGATCGTAAGGGAATCTTGTTGA
- the hxlB gene encoding 6-phospho-3-hexuloisomerase: MEKIIKTVASEIQEVLGRVDTDEAIRLADELNQVKRIFVAGTGRSGLIGKVFAMRLMHSNFPIYVVGETITPSIKTGDLLVLISGSGSTGSLVQYAEKAKEIDAKVALVTTNKDSAIGRISDFLLTIPAATKKRLPSEPDTIQPLGSQFDQSAHLLLDAIIVYLLEQQPEGNSHSKLNQKHANLE, from the coding sequence ATGGAAAAGATCATCAAGACAGTTGCTTCAGAAATACAGGAAGTTTTAGGAAGAGTGGACACCGATGAGGCGATTCGGCTTGCAGATGAATTGAATCAAGTGAAACGGATCTTTGTGGCGGGTACAGGACGTTCCGGTTTGATCGGCAAAGTATTCGCGATGCGGTTGATGCATAGCAATTTTCCAATCTATGTCGTGGGAGAGACGATCACCCCCAGCATCAAAACCGGTGATCTATTGGTCCTCATCTCTGGTTCAGGGAGTACAGGTTCACTCGTGCAATACGCAGAAAAAGCCAAAGAGATTGATGCAAAGGTTGCTTTAGTGACGACGAATAAGGATTCGGCCATCGGGCGGATCAGTGATTTCTTGCTCACGATACCTGCAGCTACCAAGAAACGCCTTCCATCGGAGCCGGATACGATCCAGCCGCTGGGAAGCCAGTTTGATCAATCGGCTCACCTGCTATTGGATGCGATCATCGTCTATCTCCTCGAACAGCAGCCTGAAGGGAACAGCCATTCCAAATTAAACCAAAAACATGCAAACCTTGAGTAG
- a CDS encoding TRAP transporter substrate-binding protein gives MSKIKYGFIFLIIATIAIISGCNTDEADPNGDGKIKIIAAHNQTSPDNPFQVGLLKFKEVAEKESNGSIEVEVHAGTIGTEESQLVEKLQLGAADVVLASPGFMTQTGIREIDLFSAPYLFKDYDHWLKTVDGEVGKEMAEIINEKSDNSFKLLGYWTAGVRHYYGKKPIESVEDLKGVSLRTQTSGVISDFWKKTGAIPSNIAWGELYQGLQQDVVDSSENAYPFFVQQAHHTTPNGKYISETAHDYTTRLLLINGEKFDDYSKEHQEIILQAAKESVKAEREETLKQDIEYKEKAIEEGAVVNEIDREPFIEIAKPILDDFATEIEAEELLNKIRELD, from the coding sequence ATGAGCAAAATCAAATACGGCTTCATTTTTCTGATTATTGCAACGATTGCAATCATTTCCGGTTGCAACACAGACGAAGCGGATCCAAATGGAGATGGGAAGATCAAAATCATTGCTGCTCATAACCAGACATCTCCTGATAATCCGTTCCAGGTCGGTTTATTGAAATTTAAAGAGGTTGCCGAAAAGGAATCAAACGGATCGATTGAAGTCGAAGTGCATGCCGGTACGATCGGGACGGAGGAATCACAGCTGGTCGAAAAACTTCAACTCGGTGCTGCAGATGTTGTGCTTGCATCCCCTGGTTTCATGACCCAGACGGGCATAAGGGAAATCGATCTATTTTCCGCACCGTATCTGTTCAAAGACTATGACCATTGGTTGAAAACCGTTGATGGGGAAGTCGGAAAAGAAATGGCGGAAATCATCAATGAAAAATCCGATAATTCCTTTAAACTATTAGGCTATTGGACAGCTGGTGTGCGGCATTATTATGGGAAGAAACCAATCGAATCAGTGGAAGACCTGAAGGGTGTTTCGCTACGGACACAAACATCCGGAGTCATTTCAGATTTCTGGAAGAAAACAGGAGCCATCCCATCCAATATAGCATGGGGCGAACTGTACCAGGGCTTGCAGCAGGATGTCGTCGATTCGTCTGAAAACGCTTACCCGTTTTTCGTCCAGCAGGCCCACCATACGACTCCGAACGGAAAATATATATCGGAAACGGCCCACGACTACACGACAAGACTATTATTGATCAATGGCGAGAAATTCGATGACTACTCAAAGGAACATCAGGAAATCATCTTGCAGGCGGCAAAGGAATCGGTGAAGGCAGAACGTGAAGAAACCCTCAAACAGGACATCGAATATAAGGAAAAAGCGATCGAAGAAGGGGCGGTCGTCAACGAGATCGATCGAGAACCTTTCATCGAGATCGCCAAGCCTATATTGGATGACTTCGCTACAGAGATCGAGGCAGAAGAACTATTGAATAAGATCAGAGAACTAGACTAA
- a CDS encoding TRAP transporter small permease produces MKRFVQVLERLQMTVAILFLSIFFFVIMLQIITRHLGISIIWTEEVANYSFIWAIFMGAAIMVNRREHFNFDFILKNLKGKRKTSLKIVNDLVLITFNVFIFLLGVQVAVEFWNYTWASIPDMKMGYIWMSVPIMAGTMIIYSFSHLIDHVQTVKAGQVHTGKAKEVNG; encoded by the coding sequence ATGAAACGTTTCGTACAAGTTCTTGAAAGGTTGCAAATGACAGTCGCCATCCTATTCTTATCTATTTTCTTTTTCGTCATCATGTTACAGATCATCACGAGGCATTTAGGCATTTCGATCATCTGGACTGAGGAGGTCGCCAATTATTCGTTCATTTGGGCGATCTTCATGGGAGCAGCGATCATGGTCAATCGCCGTGAGCATTTCAACTTTGATTTTATCCTGAAAAACTTGAAAGGGAAGCGGAAAACCTCTTTGAAAATAGTCAATGATCTGGTGCTCATCACGTTCAATGTATTCATCTTCCTATTAGGTGTCCAGGTCGCAGTCGAATTCTGGAATTATACATGGGCATCGATCCCTGATATGAAAATGGGGTATATATGGATGTCCGTTCCGATCATGGCCGGAACGATGATCATCTATTCCTTTTCACATCTGATTGATCATGTCCAGACAGTTAAAGCGGGTCAAGTCCATACAGGAAAAGCGAAGGAGGTCAATGGATAA
- a CDS encoding TRAP transporter large permease — MGFLLLALFIVLMLIGVPIAFVIGIVALVGISGIPYTPEATVSMKMVNGLDSFVLLAIPLFILAANLMNSGKISEKLINLALAIVGPIRGGLAHANILVSMMFAGVSGASQADTAGVGKILIPSMRNKGYEKETAVGVTSASSTIGVVIPPSIPMIIFAGLTNASIGALFLGGIVPGILIGLAMMIMMYFIAVKRNYPKAARVEFKQFFRMFAEAFPALLTPVIIIGGIISGFFTATEAAAIASLYTLLVCMFYYKTLKLKDLPKILMETLALSSLSLFALAAASALGELLSYYRLGTMAQEFFTNNIGAEWLFILIIIAFFLFVGTFMDAIPAMILFVPVILPTALEFGIDPVHLGLIVVITLAVGLITPPYGLCLLLAAKIGDMSIERSFVAVIPYIAIILVVLLFIAFFPDIAFFIPKMLNPGMF; from the coding sequence ATGGGGTTTCTATTACTTGCACTCTTCATCGTCTTGATGTTGATCGGGGTTCCGATTGCATTCGTCATCGGTATTGTTGCATTAGTCGGGATTTCCGGCATTCCTTACACACCTGAAGCCACGGTTTCGATGAAAATGGTCAATGGCCTCGATTCGTTTGTCCTGTTGGCTATTCCATTATTCATCCTTGCAGCCAATTTGATGAACTCAGGTAAAATATCCGAGAAGTTGATCAATCTTGCGCTCGCCATCGTCGGGCCAATCCGTGGCGGGCTGGCACACGCGAATATCCTCGTATCAATGATGTTTGCCGGTGTTTCCGGAGCATCACAGGCTGATACGGCTGGTGTCGGGAAAATTCTGATCCCGAGCATGAGGAATAAAGGATATGAAAAAGAAACGGCCGTAGGTGTCACATCCGCCTCGTCAACGATAGGTGTCGTCATCCCACCAAGCATCCCGATGATTATCTTCGCTGGTCTGACCAATGCGTCTATCGGTGCATTATTTCTCGGTGGTATCGTTCCAGGGATCCTGATCGGGCTGGCCATGATGATCATGATGTACTTCATTGCCGTCAAACGAAATTATCCGAAAGCGGCACGGGTCGAATTCAAGCAATTTTTCCGGATGTTCGCTGAAGCTTTTCCGGCATTATTGACACCAGTCATCATCATCGGCGGGATCATCTCAGGATTCTTCACAGCGACAGAGGCTGCAGCAATTGCATCCTTATATACACTGCTCGTCTGTATGTTTTACTATAAAACATTGAAACTGAAAGACTTGCCGAAGATTTTGATGGAGACGTTAGCATTAAGCTCCTTATCCCTGTTTGCATTGGCTGCTGCGAGTGCATTGGGAGAGCTGTTGAGTTATTACCGCCTAGGAACGATGGCACAGGAATTCTTTACGAACAATATCGGAGCAGAATGGTTGTTCATCCTCATCATCATCGCATTCTTCCTGTTTGTCGGAACGTTCATGGATGCGATTCCAGCGATGATCTTGTTCGTGCCGGTCATCCTGCCGACAGCGCTCGAGTTTGGAATCGACCCGGTCCACCTTGGGCTGATCGTCGTCATCACATTAGCCGTCGGTCTGATCACGCCGCCTTATGGCTTGTGCCTTCTACTCGCAGCAAAGATTGGCGATATGTCCATTGAACGGTCGTTTGTCGCCGTCATTCCATATATTGCGATCATCCTGGTCGTATTGCTGTTCATCGCGTTTTTCCCGGATATCGCATTCTTCATCCCTAAGATGTTGAATCCTGGAATGTTTTAA
- the hxlA gene encoding 3-hexulose-6-phosphate synthase, translating into MKLQLALDRLTKDECFRIVEETKESIDIIEVGTGVIKEYGMAIVREMRNRYPDHVILADMKTCDAGRHEALQVFEAGADIATVMAFSAGQTITDTLRIAHETEKQIMIDLLEVHEKEKVAALEKLGVRLVSLHIGKDKQTEGAFDTELFSLIKEFDFEVAVAGGVNLDSLPSILQERPDIIIAGSAITGSEQPKETAVNMKKMMADYM; encoded by the coding sequence ATGAAACTGCAATTGGCATTGGACAGGTTGACGAAGGACGAGTGCTTTCGGATCGTTGAAGAAACGAAGGAGAGCATTGATATCATAGAGGTCGGAACAGGTGTCATCAAAGAGTATGGAATGGCGATCGTACGGGAGATGAGGAACCGCTACCCGGATCATGTGATTCTTGCGGATATGAAGACCTGTGATGCGGGCAGGCACGAAGCACTTCAAGTGTTTGAAGCGGGCGCAGACATCGCGACGGTCATGGCATTCTCAGCTGGGCAGACGATCACGGACACTTTGAGAATCGCACATGAAACAGAAAAGCAGATCATGATCGATTTGTTGGAGGTACATGAAAAGGAAAAGGTTGCGGCACTAGAAAAGCTCGGTGTCCGTCTCGTAAGCCTCCACATCGGCAAAGACAAGCAGACAGAGGGTGCCTTTGATACCGAGTTGTTTTCATTGATCAAGGAATTCGATTTTGAAGTAGCCGTGGCAGGTGGTGTGAATCTGGATTCCCTGCCGTCGATCCTTCAAGAAAGGCCGGATATTATCATCGCCGGCAGTGCAATCACCGGTTCAGAGCAACCGAAGGAAACAGCCGTAAATATGAAAAAGATGATGGCTGACTATATGTAG